A region of the Centropristis striata isolate RG_2023a ecotype Rhode Island chromosome 20, C.striata_1.0, whole genome shotgun sequence genome:
TAACACAGATTTCGCTCAAATTTCGACTTTTCTGAGAAACTCTCTGCGCTGCTGGCCGCCGCTCAGCAGGGTGGACCGACCTTAGGAACAGACGGACGGAGGGTTGTAAAAGTAAAGattttaataaaagaaatagtTGTTTGCTGGTTTAAAATGTACGCCGATGTCACCAGGCGGTAAAAGTGAGTCATTAAAAATATCCACTTTTGTTAAAGCAGCTGTGTAAGTTAGCGAACAGCAACGAAATGTTTAAAATGAGGTTTTTCTCAAAGCAGTCCGGCTCTTACCGTCCGGAGGACTGGAGAGCTGCAGCGGGGCTCGCAGCTTCTAGAGACCCGTGTGAGAGCACCGCAGCCCGGCCGTGGCCCCGCGCACTCCCGGGGGCTCCATACGGTTCATGCCGGTGGCGGTCAAAGTGCAGCCGGGGGGTGGACCGTCCGCCGGGCCCGGTGCTGCCTCCTCCGGTTCTTCTCCggttcttctttctcttttctttctgtttttctggcgGCTGTCTGACATTAGTTTACGTTCTCCACGGTGACTCCGACTTCCGCATCGCTCGTGTGACGTAACGGCGACGTAAGGCGACGTCAGACCCGACTCACCcgaaaatttaaataaataaataaaaatctgtctttttttaacttttgtaaaataaataaatttaaaaaaaaacgttaaatatagaataaaatagaaaaatgtgtacaaaaaatgtgtgtaactagaaaaaatatatatgagagaaaaaaaagctaaatatacagtaaaaaatgtatataaatatatatataattggtataaaatagcaaaatatactagaaaaacacattcataaaagctaaatatacagtaaaaaataggCCGTtctctgaataaaaaaaaaaatctgtcttttttaacttttacgagaaaatgtgtttgtttttttatttttcattttttttcctgctaattcttattataattttagtaaAGTTCTAtttctataaatctataaatacacatttttggaggaaaaacgtcactgtgtttatttaaaaaaaacaataagctCTGTGCTCCCAATGTAATATTTCACAGAAATTAGAATCAGAatagttttattgtcattgcacagaagtaCAGAGAAATTTTAAAAAGAGCAGATCTCGTTTTAGTGAAAAGAGATAACAAaaatttaaacataataaaaattataaaccCTCTAAAAAAAGCACACGAATAAGAAaaaaggggagggggggcagaCTGGGAGATatctacataaataaatatatagatatattccACTGATTTTCCACAGTGttgaaatgtttattgttttctgtttttattagtaTATGGTTGCTTTTTTAATGCACTTCTTTACCCCTGGCATGtattatattactattattattattattattattattattattattattattattattactattataataatagtaataataataataataataataataataataataataatagtattattgtattatttttaatatattttgagttattatttgcctttttatttatttttcaatcatTCAACTGTTAACTGAGttcaaataaaggaaaacatatttattattgtggtggagtttatttatgtcaacaacaaaacataaatgaaaaaaaatatatacagtaaaacacaaaaatgtaaagaattaAGATTAAGAAGGAAAATATAATTGGGGgaaagaatgtgtaaaaaattcttatatttcattatataattagtttttttcttttatatatatatttatatatatatatatatatatatatataaatatatatatatatatgtagtaaattagcaaaaaaataaaatgaagaaatcaaaatatatttgaaaaagcAAACATATAGTCAATAAAAGAAGAagcaaaatatacagtaaaatagctaaatatatgggatataatatataaacatttatttccttgtatagaaaataactgtaaataaacagttttagtGTCTTACTGACGCGTCAAAGTTATGAGAATTTGTGGCTGAAGATTGACACAAAGTTAAACTCAGTTCAGATCTTAAAGTTTaattttgaatatatttaatattttcagaCTTTATGAGCAGTTTGAGTTTGTGTCCAGCAGGCGGCAGCGACACTCACTTTGGTTCTGAAATCTcagcagaggaagaaaaacTCTGAAACTCTGTGACAATAACTCACAACATGAATATCAGgagaataaatacatatatttaaagacaataattttgtctccaatctttgatttattttcttgtgaaatattaaagtttcgtgcctttaaaaaataaagtgaaatgaaaaatcAGCAGGAGTGAATCAGTGAGAGTGAAACCAGCTTCAGTTTCTCTTCAgtcacagaaaaatatattttaaaaaatcagaaaaaaatatagagtgaaataaaaaatacaaatatatgtggaagagaaaaataaacttaaaatgctgaaaaaataaagagtgAAAAGCAgaactatataataataatgttggaaaaagcaaaataaacagtaaaaccaaaaaatattcttaaaaaaatgcagcaaaaaaaatagcgttaaatggaaaaatacataataaaacattgtgaaaaaaaatattcaatatacttataaataataataaataaacagtaaaaaaaaaaatcagtaaaatagaatagaataaaatgtatgatttgtggggggaaaacaaaatatacagtcaaacaaaaaaatcttgcaAGAATCTTggaaaaaatgcagcaaaagctaaatatagagtgaaacagaaaaatatgtaataaaaatgcagtataaagcaaaatatatttccaatagaaaaatatactgaaatgcagcaaaaatatacagtgaaatacaaaaatatatcataaaaatgtaggaaaaagcaaaaataatatacagtaaaatagaaaaatatattttaaaaatgcaggaaaaaaatatatacacattaaaaaataataaatctacaaatctttgtgtttctgcattTGACAGCTTTAATGTTTTATGACATCTGATATTTTGTTTCAAATTtaaccaaaataataaataataataataataataataataattaattagttGACAGACATAAAACTAAATGATTCTGATGTTTAtagtcatattttttattattttattaagtattaaatatatttattttttaatgtatttttaataattaaatttagtctttaaatatttttttgtatatgtatattttaaatttgaacTAAATGTTTGTACTTTTAATCTTCTGTTAACAGCTTTTAGTGTTTAATTAGTAATAAACTTTATGgacatttttacacattaatACTTGATAAGATatgataatatttaataatatctGATGCAGCTGTGACTCCTCCAGTTATCAGCTTGTCTGAAGGACAAAGAgaacaaaatgtttctgtggTTGTCACTTTGTTTCTGTTCTCGGATTAAACAAACACGCcgtgacatcactgtgacatcactgtgacatcactgtgagaATTTATCTGAAACACATCGTGCCTTTTCTTCCCGACAGCAAGAGAGAAAAGGCAAATATTAACGAACTGAAATGTGGAGCTACAAAggtataaatattattatataaagtatCAGAACACAGAAAAACTCAAGGAAAGATTTTTCTTCTGATTAAACAGAACCGTCCTTTATTCTCTCAcagcaataataaataaatgaataaataaataaattctgaaaaaaatatatatataacaaacaatgaacagacaaaaaaataaatattcagtaaattgtaaaattaaaaaatcagaaatcagaaaaattcAGAATTCTGAAAATCTGAAAATTtgaaatacatataataaaaaaagcaaaatagaatatataatatataatcttGTAATAAGAGAATCTTGTGATAATACAAgatctaataaataaatacacaaaaaaagcacaaaaaaaaacagtgaaatagaaaaatacataataaaaaatgtgcaaaagaggcaaaaaaaaatgtactggaTAATAGAAAATGCAAAGTATTCagtgaaacagaaaaatatctcaaaatatacagttaaatataaaaatatataatagaaaTGTgggaaataagaaataaatacaaaaaatataaatacatgacAGTATCTGGAGAAAATACATGGGGGGGgggcacaaaaacaaaaacagcagaaatatgaGATAAAGAGCTAAATATACactaaaatatctaaatatgtGTTGTTCTATAAAGACAGTAAGCAGTgagtgataataaaaataataaacagactATAGaaaaggggtctcaaactcaaattacctgggggcacctggagaaaaaagacacaaaattacaataaaaaaaaaaaaaaaagacacaaaatgattgaaaaaacactaaatgaattaaaaaagacacaaaattattaaaaaaagacacaaaatgaccaaagatgacagaaaaaactaaattagtttaaaaagaaataaaatgaccaaaaaacacacaaaattacaaaaaaaaagacacaaaattatttcaaaaagacaaaaaaaaaaagaaaattagcaaaaaaaaaagacagaattacaaaaaaggacaaaattatttaaaaaatacacaaaattaccaaaaacagtaattaaagggaccttccacacacaacatggtaaagtgccattcatataaaactcacattaaactttcatatcaaggtgggggccacaaaatatcatcacgagggccgcaattggcccgcgggccgcgagttagagacccctggtgtagaagaacacagtgaaataaaatcctttaaataaaacactgaataataaaAGCAGGTGTGTCcctgaagccccgccccctgccgACAGGCTTTAATTAGCAgggagagacaggtgagaggacAGACGGCAGGAGGACACCGAGGAGACACACTGGAATCTGCTGATTAGATTTAATTAAACATAAAGtgatcatcataataataataataataataataataatataaagaggAGATGGAGCAGGGGAACGGGACGGGCTGGCAGCTGGAGGAGTTCAGCTTCGAGCGGCGCTTCGACCAGCGAGGCGCGATGCGGTGGATGCAGGCCAACTGGTGAGAGAAccattagtattattattagtattattattattagtattattattatgatttaatgtCACTGCGCTGCTGCTACTGACGGGTTGAACCGCTTTAAACACTCCGCAAGAAAAGAAACGTCCTGATAAATTTCGCTCTCAGCAACTTGAGACGTTTCGCTCCGAATCCCGTTTAACTCTTAAAGGACTCTTTAGTGTttagtccatttctgaatccttttcatgtcttttcgtgtctttgtaagtcctGTTGTGTCTTtcattggtcatttgtgtcttctgtgctttttttgttgttgtcattttgtcttttcattttgtctttgtcttttttagtcattttgtgtcttcttctgtgtgtgtgtttttttttttttgtggtcattctcttattttgtgggggtttaattttgtgtctttttttttatcttttttttttttttttatctttttgtgtcttttttagtaattttgtgtcttctgtattttattttttttttggtcatttgtgtctttccattttgtgtctttttttgtctttttgtgtctttttggtaattttgtgtcttttaactttttgtgtctttttttttgtcattttgtgtcttttttagtcctttagtccaacataaaatgtgattttgaatcttttttttaactttcaaaacactatcatgctcaataaagaatgttaaacgttgcaaatgtgaccaaaggagtcaaatctaccatataagagggttccatccagttctatcatttgatactaaatctatttgagcttgtctccagttttacttggtatatcatcatcaaactgaaactggcctcatggagtttacagccagaactttagaggtaaatgtacagtagggctccacgctgctttgttttctagtctggatggaggcaacaagtcttttggagactccacagggttttCTAAAATAACCGTACTATTGTTAAAGGTACGCACTGTTTAAAATATGCATGACGGAGGTTTCGGGGTGATGTTTCGGCACACACCCTCTTCACAGAACTGCACCCATTAACAAACATTCACCTCAACCGGTTGGCTCGATACTGGAAAcgctgctgtgctgctgtgcGGTGGATCAGCAGGCGGTGGATCTAAAGGTCTTCTGGGTTTGGGGGGATaacatgtctttttaaaaaaaatattgtttatgcCGAACGGATGGGCTTATTTTacttattcagaaaataaataaactttttgtgTTTGACGCATGCGTATTCCACAGGTAAGGTGGAGAGCGTAAAACTATTAATGTGTGAACGAGGTTTGGTGAAAGTCTTTTTCTCAGACTGAGGGAAACACGTAACGTTTGACAGACAGTGGACAGGAATGTGAGAAATctcagcaggtgtgtgtgtgacaggtgaGTCACTCTGTGACGTCACTCTGTATTTATTCAGACCCGGTTATTCCAGCCGTCACTCCCAGGTGATGAAATATTAAAGTATGTACCGGAAACAGAAATATTCGCCCTTTAATAACTCTTCACAAGTTTACAAGAGACATTTGAatgcaactaagtacatttactcaaatactgtacttaggTAGAATTTGggggtacttgtactttactggagtatttccattttatgtaactttatacttctactccactacatttatctgacagctttacttactttacaGGCAGAGATTTAACATCAGCAGGACTGAATCAGTGAGAGTgaaatgatatttaaaaaattcagaaaaaaagggtaaatatatatatatttatatatatatatatatatatatatatatataaatactgaaaaataaaattatatatatatatatatacatacaaatatacataataaaatGTGGGGGGAaagcaaaatacacaataaaaccaaaagaaattcttaaaaaatgggaaaatatataatattttgtggGAAGCAAAAAATTATTCAGTAGAAtttgtggggaaaaagcaaaatgtacagtaaaacaaaatattttgaaaaatctttttaaaaatgcagcaaaaactaaatatagagtgaaacagaaaaatatgtaaTGAAAATGCAGTATAaagcaaaatatatttacaatagaaaaatgtattgaaatgcaGCAAAAATATACACTAGAATATAAaatgtgtcataaaaatgtaggaaaaagcaaaataatataccgtaaaatagaaaaatatatttaatttatatgcggGAAAAATTAAATGCagggaaaaaaagatcaaaatatgtaaaaataaataaatctacaaatctttgtttctgcattaatctggcagctttaataatgttttattaaatctgattttgtaataattagtattattattaattagttGATGGacagaaaactaaataaaattattctgtttatagtcattatttttaaattcttattttattaagtctttaaatatatttcatttttaattatatttaatctttaatatagttataataaaaaacacaatcaattAAAAGTGAATAGACATTCTTTAATTAAAAACCTCAGAACAGTATGTAAAGTAGTTTAATTGAGCCCTACTTtgagaaaataatatataataataataataataatccaataatatattagaatatataaaacaatctgagtgggttcattctgcataacgagtacttttacttttgatactttaagtacattttgatgctgatacttttgtacttttacttcagtagattttgaatgcaggacttttacagtagtggagtaatttcacagtgtgtattagtacttttattgaagtaCTTCTTATTAGTAAGTAGTAGTAGTTAAtaattacttcttccacctctggacatttgtatttttgtatatttatgaataaaaatgttctttatAAAGTGCACCTTGTAATAAAAACGACTCCTAACAATAagaataatattatttaaacatcttttaaagttaaaataaatgtgtaaaagtgaGGTGAACAgaagtttgtttatgtttctgtcGCTGCTCAACAAtccactttgtttatttgttgctAAGCAACTCTGAGCTGTGAtagaaacagcaacagaaactTAAAACTCCAATTATTTCACAtccagaagagagaaaaaaactttcCTGATGAACCTGCAGGTGTTTCCTCCTGTTTACtgtttggaagaaaaaaaacctgaaaattaatagaaaaaagcttttttttttttttttttttttttttttaaaaaacaggatTTCTAAACATTTTAAGTGAGATTTTCTTTAACCAGGAAccttttttaatggtaaaagtTTAACTTAAACTTTTAAAGTTGGCATTTTAACATCAGCACTTTTAAATCAGCATTTCATCATTAGCATTGATGTTTTAATGTAACTGTATCCTAAATTGAACACCATTCAAATAAgattttcctacatttttatgatacattttatatttcaatgtatatttttgctgcatttcaatatattttctattttgctttttttattacatatttttctgtttcactCTATATTCAGTTTTtgctgccttttaaaaaaaaaatatatatatatatagattttttttgggggttttaatgtatattttgcTTTTTCCCCTACAAAtcttattacatattttattctactgaatattttttttgcttttcacaaaacacaaaaggcgatatggaccaaaagtataaatattccgatacatttaggctgaatatcgatatacaatatatatcctaatatttttatcacaaagtgagaccaaatgttcagtcaaagtcaaatataacatgtcacaagtagttttattgaaactgtttatttaagtgaacataaatactgtataacaggagtagtgcacatttaaataaaaataaaaacttaaataaaaatagcttatgaaataaaataggccaatctttttctgaaataaacatatttatatgagtaaagaataacgaacattacaaaataactaaatattacaatccctagtaagggcagcatttatatgtaAAGATAGAGGAAAAAATTGacactatatcgatatatgagatgtggtctaattccatatcacatttaaaaatatatcgatatatcttttatatcgatatatatcgcccagccctactagaGAGTAATCGGACACATCTGTAATGTCGCACTTTCTGGTGTTTTCACgtcattttgaataagatcgccaccactaGTGTAGGtagaattgatttatacatatttaacaatctacatgtgaaatttaatttatgtacatgtttaattacaatacaaaagatGAGAGAAAGCATTAAGACCGTCAggcgacgatcttaaaagtacatctgtgTTATTATTGTACTGTATTTCATTGTGAAGATACTGTatttttacagcgaggagatccaagtgtctgatttgggatacagttagcgctaggcggctaattcaccggcgttagcgtcctttagccaACTCTGGTAAActcgaggctaacgtacacggttaaaacattatacggttcgaaagataagaagttaagCTAAGTGAACATCTcccgcagcagcagcacatacacactgtactgctagagAGCTAACtcttagcctattagcacatacacactgtactgctacagagctaactgttagcctattagcacatacacactgtactgatacagagcgaactgttagcctattagcacatacacactgaactgcTACAGAGcgaactgttagcctattagcacatacacactgtactgctacagagctaactgttagcctgttagcacatacacactgtactgctacagagctaactgttagcctgttagcacatacacactgtactgctacagagctaactgttagcctgttagcacatacacactgtactgctactgagctaactgttagcctgttagcaatttgcagactggacgctaaggggttaacatcccctccagctctgcagctgggagagactgctgcaggaggactgtgctgcttcgacttgttcttactcttcttaacgagccaccggTCCCcacagctcgttaagaagaggaagaacgagtctccaaaagtctctaataacaccagaaaaagtcgctggatttgtctccagtcgcttttttgaaaaaaagtctctaagggggtctgaaaagtcgctaaatgtagcaacaaagtcgctaagttggcaacattgcttcgccggcttttacaaatggcgcgtgttgttgtgtagagtactacgtcacatcctgcttagcaatctatccaatcagcaaccaggcttttttcaggggagaaaaaaagaccctgctcttctacagggactaaaaaagtcccataaaaagtccgctccggactgttcatattcaaattaggggcgtttcagccagtgagacccgcctcattctgggtattgggctgTGGTGGAACCAGCCTTCTATAATGTGCTTTGTAGCCGTTTAACATTAGCagatatgtatgtgtgtgtgtatgtatatgtatatatatatatatatatatatatatatatatataatttaaccaggtaaaaaagtctcgttgagatttaaaaaatctcaacgagacttttttACCTggtccaagagagacctggccaagaaagcagcataaaaagtgacaagttacaacatttaaacacagttaacataaacgaTTAAATACAAATCCAGCATCACAACAGTGAAAcagcctcagtagagactcatacggagcagtcacaccgaccaagggaaattatttctttatcctttagaatccaTTTAAATGCaccgattgtgatcaactcagacaatttcaattctttTAGCAGATTGTTCCGTTGTTGTTGACGCTAATGTGCTGTTTATGAATGAATGGATCGTTTTCTGAGTGTGTCATGGTGGTTAACGTGGAGTTTTACCGTCCGTCCTGCAGGAGTGCGTCCTTCCTGTTCAGCGCTCTGTACGCCGCCCTGGTGTTCGCAGGGCGCCACTACATGAAGCCACGACCTCGGATGAACCTGCGGCGACCGCTCGTCCTCTGGTCGCTCTGCCTCGCCGTCTTcaggtaccacacacacacacacacacacattcttgtacttcaatcgttgtgaggaccctcattggaacagtgaattcccttgcaaggttataatagttttggatttttcattaattttgttgtgaattttagttttcaaattcagttaattttaatgcgtttttagagtgagtttgctagttttagtttagttttcatcttttttgaaatgctttagttttagttagttttagtttataatggggtatttgttgggtgggagattaaaagaggtcacagtaaattttgcctttatttcctttgtctgatccatcttcattatgtatgaaaaaagttgacaaagacgaaaacgaaggacattttcactataattttagttagttttgtaaccacacaatacagtttcagttaattatcattatcatgtaacctttaacccttaaaacaaagtctgagatctcaaaaaaagccttaaaagaagtgaggaccggccgaaatgtcctcactttgcaaaaatgtcctcactctgttggttaaaaacgtgttccggtcctcactatgtaggaagtacaagaacacacacacacactttattttacagtatttttattcCATCAGTAACTTGATGTCTGAGATTAAAGTCacaaattttcaagaaaaaatgtaaatactctaACATTAAAGTTTTTCCCGTCATATTTCTGACTTTATAATCTCAatatcagatttatttatttttttattgcatatttcTGACTTCTTAACCTCCAgagtatttgtgtttgtttgctcttaaatgtgtcactttgaTGTCAGAGAATATCAGATAGTTTAGTTTCCATGAATGTTTGTCTCCCGTCTGAAGTCctcagtgtttcagtgtttcaggAGCTCCGGTCTCGTTTATCTGCAGTTTATTTAACTCGGCTGAGAAACGATCAGATAAACTCACAACAAACCTTtaaacaaaagataaaaaccGTCTCACCTGTGAGGACGTCCCTGTGCTGCgtctctgtccctgtctcacCCTGTCCCTGTCTCACCCTGTCCCTGTCTCACCCTGTCCCTGTCTCACCCTGTCCCAGTATTGTGGGAGCTGTGAGGACCGGCTCCTACATGCTCCATGTGTTGACCACGTTGGGCTTCAGACGTTCCGTCTGTGATCAGAGCTTCTACAGCGGACCGGTCAGCAGGTTCTGGGCCTACGCCTTCGTACTGAGCAAGGCTCCGGAGCTgggtcagtacacacacacacacacacacggacagacacacacacacacacacacacacacacacacacggacacacacacacacacatacacggacacacacacacacacatacacggacACACGGGCACATggacacacggacacacacacggacagacagacagacacacacacacatggacacacgcacacacacacacacacacacacacggacacatggacacacggacacacggacacacggacacatggacacacacacagacgcacacacacacacggacacggacacacggacacacacacagacgcacacacacacacggacagacgcacacacacacacacagggacacacacacgcacacacagacacacacacacgggggcacacacggacacacgcacacacacacacacacacagggacacacgcacacacggacacacacacacacacacacacacacacacacacacgcacacacacacgcacacgcacacacacgcacacacggacacacacacacacacacacacggacagacagacagacaacatCCTGTTGACCTtcaatattttttccccctacatttttaaaaacgttGACATTATTTTGGGCGAGTCTTAAATGAGGAGAGAAACTGTTTAgatttagaaaatgtttttctgtccaGTGGAACCGTCAGCtgactctctgtgtgtgtgtgtgtgtgtgtgtgtgtgtgtgtgtgtgtgtgtgtgtgtgtgtgtgtgtgtgtgtgtgtgtgtgtgtgtgtgtgtgtgtgtgtgtgtgtgtgtgtgtgtgtgtgtgtgtgtgcaggcgaCACGGCGTTTGTGGTGCTGAGGAAGCAGAAGCTGCTCTTCCTGCACTGGTACCACCACATCACGGTGCTGCTCTACTCCTGGTACTCCTATAAAGACATGGTGGCGGGCGGCGGCTGGTTCATGACCATGAACTACGGCGTGCACGCGCTCATGTACAGTTACTACGCGGCGCGCGCCGCCGGCCTGCGCGTGCCGCGGCCGTTCGCCGTGCTCATCACCAGCGCTCAGCTGGCTCAGATGGCGATGGGGCTGACGGTGAGCGCGCTGGTGTACCGCTGGCTGCAGCACGGAGACTGTCCGTCCCGCCTCGACAACATCACCTGGGCCGCTCTCATGTACCTCAGCTACCTGCTGCTCTTCTCCAACTTCTTCTACCACACGTACCTGCAGCGCCGCCCCGCCCCCGCCGACAAGACCGCCAAGGCCGAGTAGAGCTCGTCTTCGTCCCGCTGAAGGAAAACTTTAATGTGGCAGAATCTGAAA
Encoded here:
- the LOC131958753 gene encoding elongation of very long chain fatty acids protein 6-like; translated protein: MEQGNGTGWQLEEFSFERRFDQRGAMRWMQANWSASFLFSALYAALVFAGRHYMKPRPRMNLRRPLVLWSLCLAVFSIVGAVRTGSYMLHVLTTLGFRRSVCDQSFYSGPVSRFWAYAFVLSKAPELGDTAFVVLRKQKLLFLHWYHHITVLLYSWYSYKDMVAGGGWFMTMNYGVHALMYSYYAARAAGLRVPRPFAVLITSAQLAQMAMGLTVSALVYRWLQHGDCPSRLDNITWAALMYLSYLLLFSNFFYHTYLQRRPAPADKTAKAE